From the genome of Saccharomyces paradoxus strain CBS432 chromosome XII sequence:
CAAGCTGTCGTAAATTCCGAATAACAGGCCCTTTGTGGTGGGGAGATCCTTATACAATCGCGGATTCAGCTCTAATAAGTTGGAAATTATATCGAGAGGGCAATCTTTATATTCTAGAATATTGCTTGGTTTGAACGCGGTATCTCTTGCGCCATTATGCGTCTTATTTAAGTTTATGGAATAATGTGATAGTTTGTCTGATAAGTCAAGTAATACTTCCAGTTTGGTGAGACTTGTACCCGCCTGTTGCGGCATATACTTTTGAAGTATTTGTAACGTTTGCGAAGCTTTCCTCATCTCAGGTTCTTTACGTAGTCCATTAGAAGCGTTATTGAAGAAGTGCCAAAAGAACTTCACTAATAGTTCATATATTTGCGCATTGTTACTGTAGTGAAATCTCTCTATGACCATTTCAATATATACGAACTCGTTCATTTGTAAAAGAATCTCCAATATGCTGTATAGTTTATCATCCATACAAATTCGGGTGAAAATTTTGTCATCCTTGTTAGTGTCCAAAACCGTTTCATACATGGATTGCAAGAAAAGGGAAATATCGTTGGCTTTATTGAATTCTTCATGACACAAAGACGTAAAATGTGCTAACTGAGCCGATCCTTCTTCCTGTGTTATGGCAAAAATTTCCTTGAAGGAAAATTTAGTCGAACATTTGGTGAAGAATTCCATAAATTGTTTTAGTACTAAAGCAGTAACAGTTTTCTGCTCTTTTATCCTAATGTCATCGGGAAACCCGCTCAAGATACTCCATAACTCATCAAGCTTATGAATTAAATTGGTTAAATTGAATAGATTCTCACTATTGTTGAATAATATATCAACCACATTACTTTGCAAGTTTCTGGATACTTCACTGTtatctttcaattttttttcgagGCTATAATAGATCTTTAAGAACAATTGGTAATTAGTATCAGATTTTAACGAGAACCGCtctttattgaagaattcaGTAATGAAAGTATCCCATTTCTTCCCGTAAGATAAAGTGGGAATCAATTCATTCTCAATAACATTTGCTATATTGTTGTCGTCTTGCAGGTCCTCAACACCGTCAAATATTATGTTGAATAACTTGCTATCGGGCATTCCTTCCCATTCGTTAATTTTGAATATGAGATGAAGCCGTTTATTCAGGTGGTCCAAGGGTTTTAATACTCCTTCTACCCATCCCATAAACTTTGTAGATAGCACTCCTGATTTGGCAGTTTCCCATAGTACAGAATAGAATAAAGGTGTTTCAGGTATCATCTCATTACATAATAAGATCCTTTCCCTTAACCACCCTTCAAAATTCTCTAAAGCTTTGTTATTGAGTTTATTGTTTATGAATTCTTGCAATTCGCGATATCTGCTAGATATTGTTGTAGTATCAATCTCTATTAATGGAATCAAACTGCTGTCACTTTCCAATAGCCCTACTACCACTTCTTCGTCAGTTGTTTCTTCCCCTTCTGGACTTTGCTCCATCTCTTCTGGTTCgcaaagaaacaaaaggtTTTTTGGATCATCTAATTCTGGCCACAAAACACAGAGGATGTCCAAGTAATCGGATTGTGGGTCCAGTTTCGTAGACAACTTTTTGATGTTATGCGTGTCAGCTCTAGATGCAAAAATGCAAGCTAATAAATATAATTGCTCTTCCAACATTTTTACTGCAACTTTATCGTTCACCTATCAAGACGCACTGATATAACCAGTTATTGTCTATTTACGAtggcttttcttttccctggtttttctttttctcagCATCTTGCCTCTTCCTCACGATCTCAATAAATTGTAATATCTTTACGAAAcagtaataaaaatttcaacAGGGCACACATACAATAATAGATGTACCTGTTTGGACACAGGGGAAAAAAGATCAGTCATGTTGCTATATATGTTCTTAAAAATGATTTAaaattatacaaatattGTATACAGTAGTATAGTTATAGAGTTATCTTTTTGACGAGGTTAATGACATCATAGAATAGAGAGTTATTAAAGagactaaaaaaattaaaatcgaaaaaaaagacttaaaaaataagataTGCATCACTCCTTTTTCCtgttcctttcttttctattttcttattgGTTCCTTTACACAGTTTCCAAGACTTCGTCCTTGAAACCGGTAACCTTCTTAcccttttcttcaccagAACCTTCACCGTGCAAAGCCATCAAAGCACCAACATCGAACTTTGGTTGCTTCAACAACTTAACCTTTCTAACATGGATGTTTTGTAGTGGGAAAATGTCCTTGGTGgcgttttcaatttccttgTTGATAACTTCTGGAATCAACTTGGAAGTCAATTGGGCCAAGGTAGATCCTTGAACTTCCTTAGTCAAGATTTCAGAGATAACCTTTCTAATAGCTCTGATATGGGAAGATTGAGCGTAAGAGTGTCTCTTAACTTGGTTAGCTTGCTTTCTGGTGAAGGCAATAGCAAAGATTCTCAAGACGTAATCATCGGAAGTCTTAACGGTAACGTTAGCTTCGATCAAAGTTTGCCATTTTCTGACCATAGATCTCAATTTATCGGTAGTGAAGTCCATACCGTGGAAGTTGGTCAATAAGTTCTTACCTTGGACTTCGTCAACTCTTAATTTGATCTTTCTGAAAGAGTGGTCTTCAGAACCCTGCAAGTCAGCCAAGCAAACTTCGACAACTCTACCTTTCAAAGCATCTGAAGCACTCTTCAAACCAGTGGACTTGTTAACTAAAGTCTTACCAACATTtctgttttcaaaagtggATGGAGCTTTAATGTCGAACCATTCCTTTCTGGTAAATGGGTCAACGACTCTCTTCTTTTGACCTTTCTTACCCTTGGATAGTCTCTTATTCTTTCCGACAGCCATGATTAAACGATTGGTTATTCGTGTGcttgttttgtttctttaatatCAAAACTCACAACGTAAACACCTTCATACTTAATAGAATAATTGTAACATCTAGTCATTTTGGGTATATTATTACGCTTGCTGAGAGAGTCCTGGAATTTCCAGCGGACGGTGACGCGAGGGAATCCGTAGagcaaaataaaaaaatttgaaggtTCTCATAAagtcaaaacaaaaatcgCAGTAGATGTTTGGGTTTACTCCTTCCAATGGGTCTGGGTTCATAACAAAAACTGTCCTGCAGTTTTAATTAGGATTTTTGTAAGTTATGGTTACATTATTAAGGAATACAGGAGAGactatatatgtatgtaaGCATACCCATGagggaaaaaatgaaacgATTTTCGTTGCTGATCAAATGCAGTCTGCATTCTTGAATGCTTCGTCCATCGAAAAAGCGTAACTTATTTCTAAAGGAAGTTTTAGCTCCACCATGATACTTGCGCTTGGCTCTTCAAGTACCACAACGACTAATTTTTCCCCCACCAGGTCATTAACTACACTTATCCAAGAAAACTGCTTCAGTTTTTCTATAGTTATCTTAGGCTCCCAGGCACCGCATACGACCttcttaatttcttttgatgcTTTGTAGCCTGGGTTGTCCCGCAACATCTTCACCATCTTAATTAAGACAGTCTCCAGAGCAAGCGTGTGGCGATTCGTGCCTTCGGTTTCTTGTGCCAGGGTGTATAAAAATGTCCTCATCAATAGAGACATTCCcataactttttttgagataGTTTCGTCTTTGAATCCGTTAATAGCTTCTGAAAAATAGCGTGGTACCATCTCCTGGAATGCTACTGGTTTACCCTTTTGTAGACCACCTTTCCGCAGGAAGTCATTTTTAGAGATTTCTACGGCAGTCTCACATATCTTAAAAGCTTTTTCGGTACTACCACTTACGTTCGCTACATTTTTTGCAATCAGTTGAAtgattttgttgttgatcTTATGATTGATTGCTATCACGTTATCTGgtatattttgtttctgTCCTTCACGAATATTATTGTAAATAGccatttcctttttatcGTTTACTTTTACGTAGAACGGTTTCAATAAAGATTTGAGTCGCGTAATGATCATTTGCAGCAATTCATCTTTGTTTACCTTATTAAGTATGATTTCAGTAAAGTGTGGTTTGAACGAGGGCATCACAtttatttgttctttaaTCATCACATTGTGTCCGCCTGCACAAACGACAGATAATTTCGAATTTTTCGAAGAAATCCATTTCTCAAAGTATTGTAATATCTTTTCATTCAGTAGGTCGTCGAGATTTTGGATCAATATCAATGtccttctcttttttgctttcgGAACATTAGTAATATAGAAGTTTAAGGCTTCCAGTGATATATCACCAGATAGGTTTTCTTTAGAGATGGAGGACCATATTTTCTCAAATAATGCATTCATTCCTGTCAATTCCAACGCATCGACGTGAATGTAATCGAAAATGGGTAGTTCCTTTTGAACTGATGAGGTTACAAGCTCATCCATCACGTCATCCACTAGGCTGGATTTCGTAGAATCGTCTGCATTGGCCACATAAaataatttattttgaGAACACATTAAACTCTCGTACATTGGAAGAAATAGTTTTATGAAATCCTCGACTTGTGATTTTTGTAGTTCTCTCTTTCGTAATGATTCCCTGATTAATTCTTCTAAGTCGATCTTACCATTAAGCTTTGACAGAATGGTTTCCTTTCCAGGTGTGGAACGTGTTTTTCTAAGCTTATCCTCGAGGCTTGCAACGTCCAGACTTGACTGTTCGTCTCTTGCTCTCTTCAATTGAGACAAATCTATAACTTGACTACCTGGAGCAAATCGGTCTAAAATCatctgat
Proteins encoded in this window:
- the SEC39 gene encoding Sec39p (Component of the Dsl1p tethering complex~similar to YLR440C) — protein: MLEEQLYLLACIFASRADTHNIKKLSTKLDPQSDYLDILCVLWPELDDPKNLLFLCEPEEMEQSPEGEETTDEEVVVGLLESDSSLIPLIEIDTTTISSRYRELQEFINNKLNNKALENFEGWLRERILLCNEMIPETPLFYSVLWETAKSGVLSTKFMGWVEGVLKPLDHLNKRLHLIFKINEWEGMPDSKLFNIIFDGVEDLQDDNNIANVIENELIPTLSYGKKWDTFITEFFNKERFSLKSDTNYQLFLKIYYSLEKKLKDNSEVSRNLQSNVVDILFNNSENLFNLTNLIHKLDELWSILSGFPDDIRIKEQKTVTALVLKQFMEFFTKCSTKFSFKEIFAITQEEGSAQLAHFTSLCHEEFNKANDISLFLQSMYETVLDTNKDDKIFTRICMDDKLYSILEILLQMNEFVYIEMVIERFHYSNNAQIYELLVKFFWHFFNNASNGLRKEPEMRKASQTLQILQKYMPQQAGTSLTKLEVLLDLSDKLSHYSINLNKTHNGARDTAFKPSNILEYKDCPLDIISNLLELNPRLYKDLPTTKGLLFGIYDSLSIGKEGQTGKVEVDLMILHIDYALVNLDFDTAYELGKQVFEFCQERSQQMMKTLGDEHWLTFYQMGKFVDPNWMDNEIPTEIIILQMSILGRLLEVCPLEEVEIVTSQWSTLELELSARDLVRDKYALDGQNGNKSSVGGIAKEIFHSVTNF
- the RPS1A gene encoding 40S ribosomal protein eS1 (Ribosomal protein 10 (rp10) of the small (40S) subunit~similar to YLR441C) codes for the protein MAVGKNKRLSKGKKGQKKRVVDPFTRKEWFDIKAPSTFENRNVGKTLVNKSTGLKSASDALKGRVVEVCLADLQGSEDHSFRKIKLRVDEVQGKNLLTNFHGMDFTTDKLRSMVRKWQTLIEANVTVKTSDDYVLRIFAIAFTRKQANQVKRHSYAQSSHIRAIRKVISEILTKEVQGSTLAQLTSKLIPEVINKEIENATKDIFPLQNIHVRKVKLLKQPKFDVGALMALHGEGSGEEKGKKVTGFKDEVLETV
- the SIR3 gene encoding chromatin-silencing protein SIR3 (Silencing protein~similar to YLR442C); the encoded protein is MAETLKDLDGWQVIITDDQGRVIDENNRRRSRKRGGENVFLKRISDGLSFGKGESVIFNDNVTETYSVYLIHEIRLNTLNNLVEIWVFSYLRWFELKPKLYYEQFRPDIMKENHPVEFYKDKFFNEVNKSELYLTAELSEIWLKDFIAVGQILPESQWNDSSIEKIEDRDFLVRYACEPTAEKFVPIDIFQIIKRVKEMEPKQSDEYLKRVSAPVSLNKTNRQVIHKIGLERSVKRQQRLAKKPPMKEIKVEPSSDDDTNKENVSYKQGTSEMYGSQSPERKSFFLNSSSASPTALTSPTDSSRIVQKRSISKELIVSEEIPINSSEQESDNEEPREPNIELQRKSSVISAQPESKLENTSTEFIHRQENFVHENNPPRVSDDSELEEETDGFTSESSGEAIIAVNKRRGTHGSKMSRKTKKIHIQETQELPQNDDTETDNEIEGNGKIGMLMGSTKDNSINNKSIPRKGNAKMIDFAALSKLKKKYQMILDRFAPGSQVIDLSQLKRARDEQSSLDVASLEDKLRKTRSTPGKETILSKLNGKIDLEELIRESLRKRELQKSQVEDFIKLFLPMYESLMCSQNKLFYVANADDSTKSSLVDDVMDELVTSSVQKELPIFDYIHVDALELTGMNALFEKIWSSISKENLSGDISLEALNFYITNVPKAKKRRTLILIQNLDDLLNEKILQYFEKWISSKNSKLSVVCAGGHNVMIKEQINVMPSFKPHFTEIILNKVNKDELLQMIITRLKSLLKPFYVKVNDKKEMAIYNNIREGQKQNIPDNVIAINHKINNKIIQLIAKNVANVSGSTEKAFKICETAVEISKNDFLRKGGLQKGKPVAFQEMVPRYFSEAINGFKDETISKKVMGMSLLMRTFLYTLAQETEGTNRHTLALETVLIKMVKMLRDNPGYKASKEIKKVVCGAWEPKITIEKLKQFSWISVVNDLVGEKLVVVVLEEPSASIMVELKLPLEISYAFSMDEAFKNADCI